The nucleotide sequence CCATCAATTTAAATCATAATATTCAAAAGATTAGTCTCCgtaatttcttaaattttaatcactaatttaattaaatgattATCCTATTCaatgaaatcaacaacaaaaattagagTGTCAATTGAGGGACTTGTGTGCATAAGATAGCAAAACCCCAACACCGGTTTAAATAACCAACCGTGGGTTCCATAAATTTCAACGATAAAAACGGGGACAAGGGCACAGTCgtcaaaacaagaaagaagtCGTATCGAATACTAGTACTTGTAATTGTAATAAAATAGTGGCAATAATGAATGATAATACGGACAATGATAGCAATTAATGAACGACTTCAACTTGACCCCTTACCACTTCACCTTGCTCACTACTCTACGACTCACCTCTCTCCACCCGCCGGCGAATTGTAACTGCCAACCGTTAACCTACGCCGGCGTGGCAATGTTAACAGCAAGATCACCGTCACACTCACTCCGTTGTAACAACCACTTCTTGGTGCTGGTGGTGGCAGTTattctcctcctccttcttcttctaccTTATTCCTCTCTCGCTATCCGAACTACTCACTCCGATCGAATCGACTCCCAACTCACCAACTCCACTGCCGACTCCAACGTCTCTCTCTCCACAACATCTCGACAAGGTTCATTCGCCGACATCATTGATCGTGCTCTTCAGCACGAGTTCACCGAAGAAAACGATGATCAAAACCAACAAGGTAATAATTTACTCAATTATTTCAACTTCATAAGATCTTGATTCATTGTGTTCAATGTTCGTTATGATTTTTACTGAATAAGATTTATATGTATCTTTGTAGTAGTGTTACAATTCAAGAATTTCCAAACTTTTTTAAtctttagatttaatttaatcacAGTGCCTGAATCGGGAGGTTTCAACAACAGTGTAGCAGAACAACAGGTTAGTCTTTCATATTTCAACTCATCATTGCATATTACTTCCATTTAGAGATTAATTCATTTCTCTATAAACAGTTATGGAAAAATAATTAGGAAAGATCTTGCTACATatagttttttaaataatagtTTCCTTATAAGTTGAAACATTTCAAGGTATTTATAAGCTCTttagtttaatttctatttatgGTTACAAGCTTACGAGGATTTTTTGTAAGTGCAGAATAGtaaattatttgtattgaatAGGATCTCATAATTAGAAGCTAATCCAGAATAGATATTAGTGAGAGATTGTATTGTAGACTTTAATGGCATAATTGaggcaactttttttttttttataagacagTTTCAGCCTGTAAGACTGGCGATGTTGTACGGGACAGAGTGTTAGGCAGTAAAGAACCAACACGAAAATAAATAAAGCTTAGCtgagatgaggatgttgtgttggatgtgtggtaagactagaaAAGATATgattagaaatgacaacattagagagagagagtgagtgtTGGGGTAGCaactatagtagaaaagatggtggaaactaAGGTTAGGTGGTTTAtacatgtagagagaagatcTGGAAAGACTATAAGAggaattatcaagaaaaatctAGAGATTAACAAGTTGGATAAGAGAAATTATCAATAAATATCTATTGATGAGTTGGATTAAAATAAGGCATTttatccatgtagccgacccacttagtgggataagacttggttgttgttgtaaatgTTTCTTTTCCTTCACCTTATTGGAAGTTTCCACTTTAAAGATTTAGTAAGTGGTGAATCTGAAATCAGATTCTTTGTCTGCAAAAGTTTGCCGCATTCACACATTCAACACATCTGCGGTCTCCAAGCTTGAAATATGGGCGTCTGAACTAAATCCAGCGACCGTGGATATGTCGAATGTGTGAATGGGGCAAATTTTAGACTACAAGGAACCTTGGTCCGGTGAATATGCATCCATGGTACTTGTATATTGCATTTCATAACTTCTCTGAGGGTGATATTTTGCTAACTTAGTCCTCTTTCTTTGAATCAGGCTGTACTGGAGACTGTAGCCAGAGTCACACCGAACAAAAATGACAGCAAAGATGAAAAGTACTTGCTTTGACTGTTGTCTACAACTTGAATTGGTTGTCTGATCATTTGATACATTTATGTATATACTAGTTGAATGTATTTTTCTAAACTTACAGGTCATTTCAACTCCATAGAGGTGAAGACACCCCAATGTTAATTGATCGAAAGGTTATGCAGCTCAATTTTTGTTTCGTTCATTTTGCTGATATTCAGTTGAGTTTTGTAAATTTCAAATGTGTAAATTGTGCATCTTTCAGGACAATGTATTTATCATTTCTAACTTTAAATCCAAGTATCCGGTGCTGCAGCTAGATTTACGGTACTCTTCTTATGCttgtttcattttcatcataAGATGggttatataataaaaaaacaaatgagaaCTTCTTTCATTATTGTCTTATAGATTGATTTCAGACTTGGTAGTTGCTATTGTTTCGGCAACTTGTGGTGGTGTCGCGTTTGCTTTTGCTGGACAACCGGTATGAATATTCTTGTTCTATGCTGCATTCTTGACAAACGCAATCTTAGGATCTATTTCATTACAGCTTCTGTTAAATCTCTTGTACATGTAGAATATCCTGAAAGTATTATATGGCAGGTCATTACTGGCTATCTTCTAGCTGGCTCCATTATTGGTCCCGGAGGCTTTAACTTCATCAATGAAATGGTGCAGGTATCTGGATACAAAAATCAATTGCTCTTgtaatattttattctattatctaaaaaaaatgctGCTCTTCTTTTTGGTGTATTTTTAGAGTTCAGCTCAGTTGGATTTCATTTTTGTAATCTTTTCTATCTCTGAAAAGAAACCTAACACACAACAGCATTTCTTGAAAGACTTTTATCTGATATATGCAAGCCTGAATGAACTTAGGTGGAAACAGTGGCTCAATTCGGCGTgatatttattctttttgcaTTGGGCCTGGAGTTTTCCATGACAAAGGTTGGCTTATTTTCTGTTTTATccccttttctcttttttgttatgtttatgcTGGACTTAACTTTGATCACCTTGATTACCCTACTTTCTATATACATGCTTTCAGCTTCGAGTTGTTCGATCTGTTGCTGTTCTTGGTGGCTTACTTCAGATTTTTCTATTTATGTGCATGTGTGGTTTTACTGTATCGgtatgtttttttataattttgactcactaattctgagaatttttttgttattttccttatttaattttatgacttAAACTTAATGGGGAATGCAAATAACAAACAAGCCGATCAAGAAATCTTTGGATCATGTAATGCATGTTTGGATTTCAGTTGCAAATGTATGTTTGGCTCCAAGTATGCATGCCCCAAAGAAACTCAATTATTGCTTTGGATCCAAATGATTTAGGTTGAAAGATACGTTTGCATTTTTTCACCTAGAAACCAAACATGCATGTAGTTGTCTTGTCCTCTTCAGACATTCATGCCATGTATGAGATTAGTCTGACTTGGTTGCTACCTTTATTTATTGCATGATCTGACTCCCTTGTCATCCttaaatatacaaagaaatacTGATTTTAATACCCAAAGGTTAAgtttcatcttttaaattttaaattgagaGTGCCTGATTGAATGAAGGTTTGTGCTTCAGTTAGTAGATTTTGAAAAAACTGGATTCCACTTGATTGTCCCAAGCATGACAAATTTGAAAGAAAGTGCTGTAATGTACTTGCAGTGGAATGCAAGATCATTTTTCagtttctcattttctttctgGATTTAATTGCGTATCTTAATGAATAAAACAGAGAAAACGCAATGAAACTGTAAAGAAACAATAATGGAAGGATAATGTCTGTATATTGTTACTGAAAATAGAACTAGAAGAGGAATAGAATTCCCACTTCTCCATGAGCTGAACTACCACACAGCTCTCTCCAAATCTTCCTATCACAGAATTCCACTCATGCCATCCCgacccctctctctctctttctctctctaccagCTCATTACTCCcatttttccttgtttctcCTCACATAGACCCTCCTCATTTTGAGCTTGCCATCTGcgtccatattttttttctgtaGCCCTATCAGATTTCTATCTAGCTATCTTCCTTTAGATATATTCTCCACCCTACTTTACAAGATCCATGTCGTTTGGTCCTAGTATAATACAAATTGAAGGTGACATAGATGGGGGAAAAATAAGTAGCATTAATATATACGTACTCATATTTCTTAAGTTTGAAGCTTAAATGTACCAGTATGATAAACATAGTAATTTAATCAAAGGAGAAGGCATGTGTCCatgttgtttctttttcttgatcTAACATCTCccatataatataatttgagTGTTTGGTGTATTTCAGTTTTAAGGGATATTATGGAAGCGCAATGTTTTACTTTAAATATCTTGTGCATCAGTGGACTTTTCCATATGACATTTTGAATGCTACAGTTCTGATTGTATGCAATTTTGCAGTTATGTGGTGGTAAAGCTTCAGAAGGGATTTTTGTTGGTGCTTTCCTTTCTATGTCTTCAACAGCAGTGGTATGATAATATAAGCAATCTGATTCTGTTCCATTTTAAAGTGCACACACTGTCTAATGAACTTCCATGCCGATAATAACTTTTCTGTTTCTTCACTTTTTCTTGTTCAGGTTTTGAAGTTTTTGA is from Medicago truncatula cultivar Jemalong A17 chromosome 1, MtrunA17r5.0-ANR, whole genome shotgun sequence and encodes:
- the LOC11420365 gene encoding K(+) efflux antiporter 6, with translation MNDFNLTPYHFTLLTTLRLTSLHPPANCNCQPLTYAGVAMLTARSPSHSLRCNNHFLVLVVAVILLLLLLLPYSSLAIRTTHSDRIDSQLTNSTADSNVSLSTTSRQGSFADIIDRALQHEFTEENDDQNQQVPESGGFNNSVAEQQAVLETVARVTPNKNDSKDEKSFQLHRGEDTPMLIDRKDNVFIISNFKSKYPVLQLDLRLISDLVVAIVSATCGGVAFAFAGQPVITGYLLAGSIIGPGGFNFINEMVQVETVAQFGVIFILFALGLEFSMTKLRVVRSVAVLGGLLQIFLFMCMCGFTVSLCGGKASEGIFVGAFLSMSSTAVVLKFLMEKNTTNALHGQVTIGTLILQDCAVGLLFALLPVLGGTSGVFQGVLSMTKLLVTLIAFLSILSILSRTCLPWLLKLMISLSSQTNELYQLASVAICLLVAWCSDKLGLSLELGSFAAGVMIATTDLAPHTLEQIEPICNLFAALFLSSIGMLIHVHFLWNHVDILVASVILVIAIKTIIIASVVKGFGYNNKTSVLVGMSMAQIGEFAFVLLSRASNLHLVEGKLYLLLLGTTALSLVTTPLLFKLIPAVVHLGVLLRWFSPDSAVEIGYKVDNLRSDSGKQRVVLIDQEAHDC